In Oryza sativa Japonica Group chromosome 8, ASM3414082v1, the sequence TTAAAAATCAATCACTTATCGACAAACCATACTTGATACAATGTCTACCTGCATTTGTACCTATTTGATTGATTATATCTGATCTATGTATCCTAATTCATGTACATACTCTGCTATGCTATATGCACATGGAGTCTCTATAGTCTTCCATGTGCTAACTTTCACGAGTGAAAGTTCTGAGCCACTGCTTTGGGCACGTCAATGTTCATATGGCATGACTGCATGAGTATTGCTACTTGCCTAAAATGTAAAATTTACTGTCTATTCCAATATTTGTTTTGAATTATTTTACCTCTGGGAGAAGCTAGTTCTAAATACATAGCATGTTAGGGCATAGGACCACAGTCAAATGTGAGTTATCAATATTAAAGTCAAGCTTGTTATTACATGGTAACTATTAAGTTCTAGGTAGTGCCATGTGCACAAGCAAACAAATAAAAGATACAAGTGCTTACCTGTAAGATAAACTTGCCAAAAAATGCTCAACAATACTCATATACTGGTGTAGATGTTATCTTGTCCAGGCCTCCCTTGTTAGCCTAGCTTCCATAGCACTCTGCTGATTGCTGGAGGTGCACATTATTAGATGTCAAGGATACCTCCTTGATTTTGATTGTATTTATCTTGTGATGTGAATCTTGGACAGAAAATATGGTAGAAAGCATGTTTCTCTGTACTTTTTCATGGGCTGTCCTTGATCATTTATCATGCTGCTGTCAACGACTCAAAGCTAGGCTTGCAAAAATGATGGAATGTTTTTTGCAGTTTGCCTGTATGAACAGAATTTAcacttctttccttttctttaccACATAATTTTCTAGTTCTCTTCCACAAAAAACTTCAAAACAATAGCTGTTGTTTCTTTTGGTTGATGGTGAGTTCCTGCCCTGCAAAGCTAAATCAACTTTTGGCCCTGCTTGGTTCAGCTTTTTCATAAAATCCAAAGCTAATTTTGATTTTCagattttcatttttaaaaatagttttaGGTAGGCCTACGACAATGGCATATCCTGTATTGCATTTCAAGGCTTGCGTTGATCTATACtcatggtgtttttttttcttatctagaATGCAATAGCTATGGCAAATTGGCAATTGTACCATTTACATGGACATGGTAGATCCAATATTGTTGTTAGTCATGTAAGTTTTTCTCTGTCCTGATACACATGACGTTGTCAATGACCaccataattttatttttaagggGCTACGGTGTTGAACAAATAGGTACAATCTTAATCCAGTACAAGGGGTTGAtctgttttgaaaaaaaaagccatGTGCAGAGGGAAGAACCTGTACTACAGGCTTGAATAATGCAATGCTGCATAGTTATTTCATTGGGGGCCATGGTTGTCCTTACTTCCTTCATTGTGAGGTAAGTGTTTATCCATGAATTTCCTTGTATCTTATGTGCATCTGTCTTTAGGATGAAAACACCTTTCTCCTATTCTCTTCCTAAGAGTAACAGTACAATTTTCTTTCTAGTGTTGTATTTGTTGATTATATCATTTCCCGGACATTTTGAATCCAAACATCTTTTTATCCATCTGTATTGTATCCTGTccactaacttttttttttgacattcaCAAAATGCAAGTGCAGTTTTTTTATGGAAAAGCTGCAAATGAATCTCCTTATTCCTGTGATTTTATCTAAAACATTCCTATATGTTCCATATCCACCTTTCTATAACTTGAGTATTTTGATTAATGCACCTGAATATATGCCAGTACCCATGAGTATTGTTACTGCTGCTTTGAAATATGAACAATTGTTCATCCTGTTTTCATCTGTCATGTTTCCAGTGGCTATTTGCCAGTAATGAATACGATCCTGAGTGAGAAACTACTCGAAATTCAGTATTATTTTCAATAGTGGGGTTTTTAGGCACTCTAAGATGTCACTGACTTTTCTTAACTGTTCAATTAATATATTCATTGCTTTTATCCTTATGAAGGAATGGAAGACTAAAGGGCTTGTATTGGATCAACTTAAATTTCAGTTTTGGAGTAATGCAATTTTCAACCTTCTTTTCGTAACAAACATATGGTAAAAGGACTCGAAGAGGGTTAAAACTTGATAAGATAAAAGGACTCGAAGAGGGTTAAAACTTGACTTTACAGCACTGGTTAATCATTCTGGTTCCGTTTCCAAATCTAGGGAGACAAGGCAACCTGGGCGTTGAACTAACAACTGTAAAGTCCCTGAGGGCATTAATTGTACTGTCCCTGCTATGGTCCTGGAAGGTGGAGGCTGACATAGAGTAATTTTCAGTTTTATACCAATAGAAAGGTACTGACAAATTGCAATCTGGTTTATTTACTACATCCCCACAGGCCCACGGTACCCTAATATTTCACAAATGCGTGGAGGAAAAATTTGCAAACTGCGGAAGCAGTTGTAGACTCTTGTAGCTTCTATTTTCTTTGCTCTTTCAGTTTCTTTTGACATTGGATGATCCAATGGATTTGCTCAGAAGGCCTTTCTTAAAAAGTGGAGAGGACTCTGCTCTAGAGCAAAGGTGGCTGCAGGGGTGGCTGCTCTGAATTCACCATACTGAAGATGCCATTCCAATAGTTCTTATTCTCTGCATCTTCTGACACCTGGCTTCTTTGCTCATCTTGGCCATTGCTGGACTCATCCCAGCATTCTGATGTATCATGCATATTGGATCCATCAAGCAGCATGCCTGTGAAGCCTGCTCCGATATTGGCTGTCCCTGGGAACCATGACTCCTCACAGCCAATGAAGTGTTCTTCTGTCTCTTTACCATGCATTCCCTGCAGTTGTTGCTTACTGACAAACTTCCACTCACTTTCTTCACCCTCCAGTTCATCGCTTCTTTGCTGCCACACATTGGAGTTGCTTTCGGATAATTCTAGGGCGGTTGTTGTTGAGAATGGCAGCATGCTAGCATTACTCCCTGCGAACGTCAGTGTGGAGGTGGGTGACTCCAGGTCTATCTTTGCACTCTGCCATGCATTCAACACATCGAAGCATGGAGAAGGTGTTGAAGCAGGTGGGTTGGTTGACTGTGCATGGAGTTTGCTTGGTGTAGAAGCTGCTATGCGCATCTTGGATTCTCGAGCAAGCCGTGCCTCGGCCTCGAGGCGGGCACTCTCCCACTGAGCCATGTGGCTGAGACTGGCTGTGACTTTGGCTGATTTGTCTCCCGCCGTGTTGTTCAGAGTGCCGTTGATGGCTTTGTGGGTGACAGGATCAATTCCCATCTTGGCCAACCTCTTTTTCAGGTGGGTGTTCCAATAGTTCTTGATCTCATTGTCAGTGCGCTTTGGTAGATGTGTTGCAATGGCAGACCACCTGAACAGGAACAGGGGAAAACCTTGTGAGCTTAATATTCAAGGATTTTTGTTGTTCTTTTGTTTGCATCAATCTTAGAGGACAGCCGGATGCAGAGATGAAGTGACATAACAAGAGTTCAAATTCAACATGGAGGCAATATtcatattttctttttgcttgcAGATGTGATGGAAATGGATGCATATGCTTTGTTATGAAGTGTCAGACAACAGTCTGACAGGGCCTGACAATGCACTTTATCTTATCCGGTAAACAAAGAAGTCATGATTTTTCAATGATGTTGCAGCAGAAGGATCACTACTACTGTAAAGGTAACTTGAAGAGGGAAAAATCTTGAGTGAACTGCTTCATTGTTACCTGTTTCCAAGAAGAGCATGAAGTTGGATGATGGTCTGCTCTTCTTGTAAGCTGAATTTTCCTCTCTTGATGTCTGGTCTCAGGTAGTTTGTCCATCGCAACCTGCAACTCTTGCCGCACCTCTGCAAACCTGCAATATGTTGACCAAATTCTCACTAAATTTCATAGCATTTTACCTACATTTCTTTGCAAGAGGGTGAAATTCAGGTCTGTCCAAACTCACCGGCTTTTGAAGGCAATGCTCGCCAGCTGCCATGTCCATGCTCCTCAATGTATGCAAGCAGCTTCTGGTCTTCCTCTGGTGTCCATGGACCTTTCTTCAGGCCAATCTTCTCACAGCATGGTGAACGCCCCATTGGAGTAGTGCAATATGCTATCTAGCAGAAGCCTAGAGCTGGCAGCTGGGTGTGGAGAATGATATATAGAGCTGGAGAATGGAGGAAGACGAGTTGAAGCTATAAATCATTAGCATGGTATGAAGGTATGAGCCCTAATTTTCCATGCCTTATCATGACATAAATGGCCTTGTGACAGCTTTTTCCAGTGTAACCGTATAAGTTACTTAGGTACAGGTAGATGCACAGCTCCACCATGATCAACAGATGCAAGAATAACGTAACAAACAAATGACTTCAGTTGGGGGTGAGTTTAACAATTGGTCCAATTGACTATGGCCCATGAATTGAAAACTGCAATAACTCCACGGTGATGAGACCCCACCCATGCCACCAAATCCAGGTTGGTGATGGGGTAAACAAAGCaatgttcttttctcctttttttccccccTGAGGTGTGTGATGGTCAAGGTCCTGGTTTGTTTACTATAGGACGGTCGTCTTAAAGTCATTTGGACTCTGGGTTGGAAATATAGGAGGGGAGCATTAAGTGTTAACTTGTTTTATTTGTAGATAACTAGTATGGTACTCTGGAGAGGTATGTGTTGTTTTAGCAGCCCAGCACAAGGGGTTTGATGGTTGATCTGTATTGGGCCTATTGGCTATTTGGCTTAAAAATGTCTGGAACTAGAGATTTACCTCGGTGAGCAGTTATAGATGGTGTGCAGCTTGTTTTTAGCAAACACTGCTAGTGCTTGTTTTTAGCTAACTATATATAGAGTGCAAGTTATTTTTACTAATGCCTGCTTCTAATGCATATTTGATTTATGTATGGTTTCTATTTTGGTTTTAGGT encodes:
- the LOC4345652 gene encoding transcription factor MYB106, which encodes MGRSPCCEKIGLKKGPWTPEEDQKLLAYIEEHGHGSWRALPSKAGLQRCGKSCRLRWTNYLRPDIKRGKFSLQEEQTIIQLHALLGNRWSAIATHLPKRTDNEIKNYWNTHLKKRLAKMGIDPVTHKAINGTLNNTAGDKSAKVTASLSHMAQWESARLEAEARLARESKMRIAASTPSKLHAQSTNPPASTPSPCFDVLNAWQSAKIDLESPTSTLTFAGSNASMLPFSTTTALELSESNSNVWQQRSDELEGEESEWKFVSKQQLQGMHGKETEEHFIGCEESWFPGTANIGAGFTGMLLDGSNMHDTSECWDESSNGQDEQRSQVSEDAENKNYWNGIFSMVNSEQPPLQPPLL